From a single Nostoc sp. MS1 genomic region:
- a CDS encoding glycosyltransferase family 4 protein, producing MNITVIFYNIGGYHAARLRATYVACQQKGWNLSAIQVTDNTQEHPWGNVEHEITFPLKTLLPSATTAPTTPRNQESKVPASLLPSCLDSLQPDVVVIPGWGFPISRAALSWCQKHRIPKILMSESKWDDERRQWWKEQLKSWLYVKKYDAALVGGKLHRDYLIKLGFSPERIFLGYDAVDNDYFTQKAQIARLDPVAARQRQPNIPEKPYFIVVTRLIKRKNVFRLVEAYTAYRQKIGAETAWDLVICGSGAEEVAIRNLILEQKLQDCIHLPGFITYQSIGDWYGLAHAFIHPALQEQWGLVLNEACAAGLPILCSSTVGARYELVEDGSNGLLFDPENQEQITASLLAIQQMDSAARAKMGYLSQKIVDKFSPQKFADGLLKAIDIVRKPIM from the coding sequence ATGAATATAACCGTTATTTTCTATAATATTGGAGGTTATCACGCTGCAAGACTGCGTGCTACCTACGTAGCTTGTCAGCAAAAAGGCTGGAATCTTAGCGCAATTCAAGTTACAGACAATACTCAAGAACATCCTTGGGGTAATGTAGAGCATGAAATTACATTTCCTTTAAAAACTTTATTACCATCAGCAACGACAGCACCCACAACTCCCCGCAATCAAGAATCTAAAGTTCCAGCCTCTCTCCTACCTTCTTGTTTAGATAGTTTACAACCCGACGTAGTTGTGATTCCCGGATGGGGATTTCCCATATCTCGTGCTGCCCTTTCTTGGTGTCAAAAACATCGTATCCCTAAAATATTGATGAGTGAGAGTAAATGGGATGACGAAAGACGACAGTGGTGGAAAGAACAGTTAAAATCTTGGCTTTATGTAAAAAAATATGATGCAGCCCTTGTAGGTGGAAAGCTACATCGTGACTATTTAATCAAGTTAGGTTTTTCCCCTGAACGGATTTTTCTTGGTTACGATGCAGTTGACAATGATTATTTTACTCAAAAAGCACAAATAGCTAGGCTCGATCCTGTTGCGGCTAGACAAAGGCAGCCAAATATACCTGAAAAACCTTATTTTATAGTAGTAACTCGCCTCATCAAACGTAAAAACGTCTTTCGACTTGTAGAAGCATATACTGCTTATCGTCAGAAAATAGGAGCTGAGACAGCTTGGGATTTGGTAATCTGCGGTAGTGGAGCAGAAGAAGTTGCTATTCGCAATCTGATTTTGGAACAAAAATTACAAGATTGTATTCATTTGCCTGGTTTTATCACTTACCAATCTATAGGTGATTGGTATGGCTTGGCTCATGCTTTTATCCATCCTGCTTTACAAGAACAATGGGGTTTAGTGTTAAACGAAGCTTGTGCTGCTGGGTTGCCGATTTTATGTAGCAGTACTGTTGGTGCAAGATATGAATTAGTTGAAGATGGAAGTAATGGTTTGTTATTTGACCCTGAAAATCAAGAACAAATAACTGCTTCTTTGCTAGCCATTCAACAAATGGATTCAGCTGCAAGAGCTAAAATGGGATATTTAAGTCAAAAAATTGTAGATAAATTTTCTCCCCAAAAGTTTGCTGACGGACTTTTAAAAGCTATTGATATAGTAAGAAAACCTATTATGTAA
- a CDS encoding glycosyltransferase family 4 protein, translated as MSKLLNNKSSMWICCQLGAREHYAIPRSLNQSGQLVHLITDAWLQSSYLLNGLPKPLLANLRERFHADLATASVHAFTSSLISFEITQKIKKSAGWENIIERNNWFQKRATRALYKLTPQLSQLNFRPTLFAYSYAALEVFRYAKSLGWRTILGQIDPGPLEEKLVMEEHIKHPFYQSNWQPAPSYYWDRWQQECLLADRIIVNSLWSSEAIQQVGIPKHKIDIISLAYQPPEQSYNFQRIYPPVFSEHRPLRVLFLGQVILRKGLAALLEAAELLKNQPIEFWLVGSQGISTPQPSPEKVKWIGSVSRSTTAMYYQQADIFLFPTLSDGFGLTQLEAQAWKLPIITSRFCGEVVTDQFNGLILSDVSGVAIAQALNFCLNNPRQLEAFAQRHIDITNFSLTKLQQQLQALPYAII; from the coding sequence GTGTCTAAATTGTTGAATAATAAATCTTCTATGTGGATATGTTGTCAACTGGGAGCGCGTGAGCATTATGCCATACCGCGATCGCTAAACCAGTCTGGACAGTTAGTGCATTTAATCACCGACGCATGGTTACAATCCAGTTATTTGCTAAATGGATTACCCAAACCCTTATTAGCTAATCTTAGGGAAAGATTTCATGCAGATTTAGCGACAGCTTCAGTTCATGCTTTTACCAGTTCATTGATTAGCTTTGAAATAACTCAAAAAATCAAAAAATCTGCGGGATGGGAAAATATTATTGAACGCAATAATTGGTTTCAAAAACGAGCTACCAGAGCATTATACAAGCTTACTCCCCAACTATCTCAATTGAATTTTCGTCCTACTTTATTCGCATATAGTTATGCAGCTTTAGAAGTTTTCCGTTATGCTAAATCTCTAGGTTGGCGCACGATTCTAGGTCAAATTGACCCTGGGCCATTAGAAGAAAAGTTGGTAATGGAAGAACATATTAAACACCCTTTTTATCAATCAAATTGGCAACCAGCACCCTCTTATTACTGGGATAGATGGCAGCAAGAATGTTTATTAGCTGACAGAATTATTGTCAACTCACTCTGGTCAAGTGAAGCTATACAGCAAGTAGGCATTCCTAAACATAAAATAGATATCATTTCTTTGGCTTATCAGCCACCTGAACAATCATATAATTTTCAGAGGATTTATCCCCCTGTTTTTTCAGAACACAGACCATTAAGAGTACTGTTTTTGGGACAAGTAATTTTAAGAAAAGGTCTGGCTGCACTTTTAGAAGCAGCTGAACTTCTAAAAAATCAACCTATAGAATTTTGGTTAGTTGGTTCTCAAGGTATTTCTACACCTCAACCATCTCCAGAAAAAGTAAAGTGGATTGGTTCAGTTTCCAGAAGTACTACAGCTATGTACTATCAGCAGGCAGATATTTTTCTATTTCCTACCTTATCTGATGGTTTTGGATTAACTCAATTAGAAGCTCAAGCTTGGAAATTGCCGATTATCACTTCTCGATTTTGTGGTGAGGTAGTAACAGATCAATTTAATGGATTGATACTATCAGATGTTAGTGGAGTGGCGATCGCACAAGCTCTTAACTTTTGCTTAAATAATCCTCGGCAATTAGAAGCCTTTGCTCAAAGACATATAGATATTACTAATTTTAGTCTGACGAAATTACAGCAACAACTTCAAGCTCTGCCTTATGCCATTATTTGA
- a CDS encoding cyanoexosortase A system-associated protein yields MYWKEIRFKFLASILGLGILVTAKSILFPNPDKPKISNFVFPQEVPLAQWQPTLVNSIEHSSIDNPDLIAQKHYRYVRNSIPLDIEMRYLGNFYEADIGMYLERNFGIKSFKIIRQKNGVGFYALGIDKQKAYLSSCINPRGNSTFTHAQFRDNRFSKDISFHRIIPILIGKEALLDKRCLWVYLSIPVQGSSHEEAYQVLEKAWFSWYQWWQPRFPEP; encoded by the coding sequence ATGTATTGGAAAGAAATTCGCTTTAAGTTTTTAGCATCCATCTTGGGTTTAGGAATATTAGTTACAGCTAAATCAATATTGTTTCCAAATCCAGACAAACCAAAAATTAGTAACTTTGTTTTTCCTCAAGAAGTACCTTTAGCACAATGGCAACCAACTTTGGTTAACTCTATAGAACATTCATCTATTGATAATCCTGACTTAATAGCGCAAAAACATTATAGATATGTGAGGAATAGCATACCTCTAGATATCGAAATGCGTTATTTAGGAAATTTTTATGAAGCAGATATTGGCATGTATCTAGAACGTAATTTTGGTATAAAATCATTTAAAATCATACGTCAGAAAAATGGAGTTGGCTTCTATGCTCTAGGTATAGATAAGCAAAAAGCTTATTTAAGTTCTTGTATTAACCCAAGAGGAAACAGTACTTTTACCCATGCACAGTTTAGAGATAACCGCTTTTCTAAAGATATTAGTTTTCATCGTATAATACCAATTCTCATAGGAAAAGAAGCACTTTTAGACAAGCGTTGTTTGTGGGTGTATTTATCTATTCCCGTACAAGGTTCTTCTCATGAAGAAGCTTACCAAGTATTAGAAAAAGCTTGGTTTTCTTGGTATCAGTGGTGGCAACCCCGATTTCCTGAACCTTGA
- a CDS encoding glycosyltransferase, which translates to MKILFVAPYISTIYGGTSKIVKELIEGIARLDVSVDLITTNANGTDNLDVPLNKWINQENYRIQYFPCWHQDDFIISYSLVKWLFNNVKKYEIVHTQTVFAPIISIANWICKSSQTPYVVTPHGMLEPWALSYKGWKKKLYYSIIENKLIQKSQAIQTTSSLEFQNINALRFKHSVFVPNGVHRQDFELPAEAEVFYQQFPETKNKTLILFLGRIDPKKGLDLLAPAFAKVHQQFPHTHLVVAGPDNIGFLEKAQNYFLQAGCFDAVTFTGMLNGSLKYAALSATNLYVAPSYSEGFSMSILEGMASGLPCIITTGCNFPEAAAAQAAHVVEISPNAIADSLIECLTEPEQAKAMGDRARDFIFNNYTWDRIAVNLCKVYQAIIDKQPLPQSLETQSNEFIEK; encoded by the coding sequence ATGAAAATCTTATTTGTTGCTCCTTATATTAGTACTATCTATGGTGGAACTTCAAAAATTGTCAAGGAGCTAATAGAAGGAATTGCTCGTCTAGACGTTAGTGTTGATCTCATTACAACAAATGCTAATGGGACAGATAATTTGGATGTACCATTAAATAAATGGATTAATCAAGAAAATTATCGAATACAGTATTTTCCTTGCTGGCATCAAGATGATTTTATTATCAGTTACTCTTTAGTGAAATGGCTATTTAATAATGTCAAAAAATATGAAATAGTTCATACACAAACAGTATTTGCACCAATTATCTCAATAGCCAACTGGATATGTAAATCTTCTCAAACTCCCTATGTTGTAACTCCTCACGGAATGTTAGAGCCGTGGGCTTTATCTTATAAAGGGTGGAAAAAAAAGCTTTATTATTCAATAATAGAGAATAAATTAATACAAAAATCTCAAGCCATCCAAACTACCTCTAGTTTAGAATTTCAAAACATCAATGCTTTGAGGTTCAAACACAGTGTTTTTGTACCTAATGGAGTGCATCGCCAAGACTTTGAACTTCCAGCAGAGGCAGAAGTTTTCTATCAACAATTTCCTGAAACTAAAAATAAAACTTTGATTTTATTTCTTGGTCGTATTGACCCTAAAAAGGGTTTAGATTTACTTGCTCCTGCTTTTGCTAAAGTTCATCAACAATTTCCTCATACCCATCTAGTAGTAGCAGGGCCAGATAATATCGGTTTTTTAGAAAAAGCTCAAAATTATTTTTTACAGGCTGGCTGTTTTGATGCAGTTACCTTTACGGGAATGTTGAATGGCTCATTAAAATATGCAGCTTTATCCGCCACTAATTTATATGTTGCACCTTCTTATTCAGAAGGTTTTAGTATGTCTATTTTGGAAGGAATGGCTTCAGGTTTGCCCTGTATAATTACAACTGGGTGCAATTTTCCTGAAGCAGCAGCAGCACAAGCAGCTCATGTTGTAGAGATTAGTCCAAATGCTATTGCTGACTCTTTAATAGAGTGTTTAACTGAACCTGAACAAGCAAAAGCAATGGGCGATCGCGCTCGTGATTTTATTTTCAATAATTATACTTGGGATCGTATTGCCGTTAATCTTTGCAAAGTTTATCAAGCAATTATTGATAAACAACCTTTGCCACAATCGCTTGAAACTCAATCAAATGAATTTATTGAGAAATAG
- the crtA gene encoding cyanoexosortase A has protein sequence MQNKLSFRLKSVEFLLLAIGGSLIAINLTIAWRNGDPTSFYITLLFLLTVYSLIKEKCYTLDLKSEILSSSVGALLLLGVFIYSTLPINIGVLFLFPTLTSGLGLALLASGYKGIKQYYKELLLLSFLTIRSLVIMYRYKIDISLLTAKLSTAILWYTGFKVNRSGIMIHLPTGSVEVYSGCSGIDVIMDMLSLAVMFIAIFDLSLKQKFIVPIVAASVGFVVNSFRVALMAIIVGQGNKQAFQYWHDGDGSIVFSMIASLVLCGFCWFLLNRNEQEHKNTTHLSE, from the coding sequence ATGCAAAACAAGTTATCATTCAGATTAAAAAGTGTAGAATTTTTATTATTAGCAATAGGAGGTTCACTAATAGCTATTAACTTAACAATAGCATGGAGAAACGGTGATCCAACTAGCTTTTACATAACGCTGTTATTTTTATTAACCGTATACTCTTTAATTAAAGAAAAATGTTATACTTTAGATTTAAAAAGTGAAATTTTATCTAGCTCTGTAGGTGCATTGCTTCTATTGGGGGTATTTATATACAGTACATTACCAATCAATATCGGAGTTTTATTCCTATTCCCTACTTTAACGTCAGGTTTGGGTTTAGCTCTATTAGCTTCTGGTTATAAAGGAATAAAACAATATTATAAAGAGTTATTGTTACTAAGTTTTCTTACTATACGTAGTTTAGTAATTATGTATAGATATAAAATAGATATATCTCTTTTAACTGCTAAACTATCTACAGCTATTCTTTGGTATACAGGTTTTAAAGTTAACCGTTCTGGAATAATGATTCATCTCCCTACAGGAAGCGTAGAAGTATATTCTGGTTGTTCTGGAATAGATGTAATTATGGACATGCTAAGTCTAGCAGTAATGTTCATAGCCATATTCGATCTGAGCTTAAAACAAAAATTTATTGTACCAATAGTTGCAGCCTCAGTAGGTTTTGTTGTTAATAGTTTTAGGGTTGCTTTAATGGCCATTATAGTAGGACAAGGGAATAAGCAAGCATTTCAATACTGGCATGATGGAGATGGTTCTATTGTATTTTCAATGATTGCTAGCCTTGTGTTATGTGGGTTTTGTTGGTTTTTACTCAACAGAAATGAGCAAGAACATAAAAATACTACACATCTTTCAGAATAA
- a CDS encoding HpsJ family protein produces the protein MAETDIREPNTRDTDIREFVELEFTKLSKLVGTIQPLLELINLWRILGYGMLFLSLLDIVEIFVPPSFMNPNWEFQTMGRLVNQVGVPLIALLFVFSGKLTKRAKWELPILGLISNLTLLVALLYMLLIPLGVVNTVRLYNTNIEQIRTGYEQRLSQANQVEKQLSQTSPTEIDNLIRRQGGSLNGRNPQDIKNQIFSQLTQAKQQLKTQKETNQSSVTLNLFKNSVKWNLGALISAVLFFIVWKETRWARKRVV, from the coding sequence ATGGCTGAAACTGACATCCGTGAACCTAACACCCGTGATACTGATATTCGTGAATTTGTTGAATTAGAGTTTACAAAATTAAGTAAACTAGTAGGAACTATACAGCCTCTACTTGAGTTAATTAATCTGTGGCGAATACTTGGCTACGGCATGTTATTTTTGTCCTTATTAGACATAGTTGAAATTTTTGTTCCCCCAAGCTTTATGAATCCCAACTGGGAATTTCAAACAATGGGAAGATTAGTTAATCAAGTAGGCGTTCCACTAATTGCACTATTGTTTGTATTTTCTGGTAAATTGACCAAACGGGCTAAATGGGAACTGCCGATATTGGGATTAATATCTAATTTAACACTGTTAGTGGCTTTGTTATATATGCTACTAATTCCTTTAGGAGTAGTAAATACAGTACGTTTGTACAACACAAACATTGAACAAATTAGAACTGGCTATGAGCAAAGGCTCTCTCAAGCTAATCAGGTTGAAAAGCAGTTGAGCCAAACTTCACCAACAGAGATAGATAACTTAATCCGACGACAAGGTGGTTCATTAAATGGTAGAAATCCCCAAGATATAAAAAATCAAATTTTTTCACAACTAACACAAGCAAAGCAACAATTGAAAACCCAAAAGGAGACCAATCAGTCCTCTGTAACTTTGAATTTATTTAAAAATTCTGTGAAATGGAATTTAGGAGCTTTGATATCTGCTGTTTTGTTCTTTATTGTTTGGAAAGAAACACGTTGGGCTAGGAAGAGAGTAGTATAG
- a CDS encoding acyltransferase: protein MKIIAVGLLLLQRTQQGLSSRCRNLYYKSMGVKLQGYVWLRQVDIPRNFDDIEIESFCALDQGVTLLCSGEPLSHPKIYIGAYTYINRNTFIDATLSLIIGKHCGIGPSCYITDHDHGLDINLPPLAQPMVSKPTRLGDRVWIGANVTILKGVTIGNDAVVGAGSVVTKDIPENAIAVGVPAKVIKYRTEQ from the coding sequence TTGAAAATAATCGCTGTTGGACTGCTTTTGTTACAACGAACTCAGCAAGGTTTAAGCAGTCGTTGTCGTAATTTATACTATAAATCTATGGGTGTAAAACTACAAGGCTATGTCTGGTTGCGACAGGTTGATATTCCTCGAAACTTTGATGATATTGAAATAGAAAGTTTCTGTGCTTTAGATCAAGGTGTAACATTACTATGTAGTGGCGAACCTCTATCTCATCCCAAAATTTATATTGGTGCTTACACTTACATCAACCGCAATACATTCATAGATGCGACTTTATCACTAATTATTGGTAAGCACTGTGGTATTGGCCCTAGTTGTTATATTACCGATCACGATCACGGTCTGGATATAAATTTACCACCTCTGGCACAACCGATGGTTTCTAAACCAACTAGATTAGGCGATCGCGTCTGGATTGGTGCTAATGTCACAATCCTCAAAGGTGTCACAATTGGTAACGATGCTGTAGTTGGTGCAGGCAGTGTTGTCACCAAAGATATACCAGAAAATGCGATCGCAGTAGGAGTTCCTGCTAAAGTGATTAAATACCGAACAGAGCAATGA
- a CDS encoding YdcF family protein: MKKRYYGKKFKTYWSLALVGLLIALLLVIPVRLAIALNMAPQPEAFLVLGGDPAREQVAAELATWYPSLPIWISSPPDVGKTLQMFRNIPKTKLHIDVEAVDTVTNFTSVIDDLKEQEIHHIYLITSDFHMPRAKAIATVILGSQGIVFTPISVSSKQKQSESIPRILRDVVRSLLWVITGNTGRT, from the coding sequence TTGAAAAAAAGGTATTACGGTAAAAAATTTAAAACTTACTGGAGTTTGGCTTTAGTAGGATTGTTGATTGCTTTACTATTAGTTATTCCAGTAAGGCTAGCGATCGCGCTTAATATGGCACCACAACCCGAAGCTTTTCTAGTTTTGGGAGGTGATCCAGCTAGGGAACAAGTTGCTGCTGAACTAGCTACATGGTATCCTTCCCTACCAATCTGGATATCTTCTCCTCCAGATGTTGGAAAAACTCTACAAATGTTTCGCAATATTCCTAAAACAAAATTACACATCGATGTAGAAGCAGTAGATACGGTAACAAATTTTACTTCTGTTATAGATGACTTAAAAGAACAGGAGATTCATCATATTTATTTGATTACGTCAGATTTTCATATGCCCAGAGCGAAAGCGATCGCTACGGTCATTCTTGGTAGCCAAGGTATTGTATTTACTCCGATTTCAGTATCATCTAAACAAAAGCAATCAGAATCTATTCCTCGTATTCTTCGTGATGTTGTTCGTTCACTCTTATGGGTTATTACAGGTAATACAGGAAGAACCTAA
- a CDS encoding glycosyltransferase, with translation MLKLPISAIVPTRNRSQPLARTLHSLAQQSVQPVEMIVIDGSSDDTTQKLCQSQIPGLTTDIKYYRATEIGAATQRNQAMLHANQNFIWLMDDDILLEPECLIRLWKALQSDIHLGGVNAMITNQRYLPPGRISRWLFMFLHGRLETTYAGKCIGPGLNLLPEDDANLPEIVPVEWLNTTCTLYRREVLPQPLFPANFTGYSLMEDVTLSLVVGKQWKLANVRTARIFHDSQPGDHKNNSGVLAKMDLVNRHYVMTQILQKCSLGDYIKLIVLQLFGIFASLTSTKGWISLPFVLNGKLQAIAEIIFSLNSSRSLKQGNQP, from the coding sequence ATGCTGAAACTTCCTATCTCTGCTATAGTCCCTACCCGTAACCGTAGCCAACCTTTAGCGCGAACACTTCATAGTCTGGCACAGCAGTCCGTACAGCCTGTGGAAATGATTGTGATCGATGGGTCTAGCGATGATACTACACAAAAACTTTGTCAGAGTCAAATTCCTGGACTTACTACTGATATTAAATATTATCGTGCAACAGAGATAGGTGCAGCGACTCAGCGTAATCAAGCAATGCTTCACGCTAACCAAAATTTTATTTGGCTTATGGATGATGACATTTTGCTAGAGCCAGAGTGTTTAATCAGATTATGGAAAGCATTACAAAGTGATATTCACCTGGGTGGTGTCAATGCCATGATTACAAATCAACGCTACCTACCCCCAGGAAGAATTAGCCGTTGGCTGTTTATGTTTCTTCATGGTCGTCTAGAAACAACATACGCTGGTAAGTGCATCGGCCCAGGGTTAAATCTGCTACCAGAAGATGACGCTAATTTACCAGAAATTGTCCCTGTAGAATGGCTAAACACTACCTGCACTCTCTATAGGCGGGAAGTACTACCTCAACCCTTGTTTCCAGCAAACTTTACAGGATACTCTCTGATGGAGGATGTAACACTTTCTTTAGTGGTGGGAAAACAATGGAAGTTGGCTAACGTTCGTACTGCAAGGATATTTCATGATAGCCAGCCAGGAGATCATAAAAATAATTCCGGTGTGTTAGCAAAGATGGATTTGGTGAACCGTCACTACGTGATGACTCAAATTTTACAAAAATGTAGTTTAGGCGATTATATTAAATTGATAGTTTTACAACTTTTTGGTATTTTTGCATCTTTAACATCAACAAAAGGTTGGATATCGCTACCTTTTGTTTTAAATGGTAAACTGCAAGCGATCGCAGAAATTATTTTTTCTCTAAATAGCTCACGTAGTTTGAAACAAGGAAATCAACCTTGA
- a CDS encoding glycosyltransferase family 2 protein: MTETENLANLVTIGITTKNRWQDLKITLTNISKAGLGALPLLILDDASEESIPFNITDVLPHIKLQRFPESKGLIVRRNQIAHLIQTKYYLSLDDDSYPVSGSLEAAIRFAESLDNLFCLSFPIYNPVLAQYQNQSFDDQPYPVRCFVGCGHLLHKERFLQLGGYREELIHQGEEMEIAARAFQKNWYCYHFPHFLIHHTASNTGRNWHRMDFYGARNNVLWNDWFVPPQLKLIRQSRTLASRVVLGIKVRRWGQFQGEYAGFSDIQKFKSYRHNMSMQHYRQWQTLPYT; the protein is encoded by the coding sequence ATGACTGAAACTGAAAACCTAGCAAACTTAGTCACTATTGGTATTACCACTAAGAATCGCTGGCAAGACTTGAAAATTACACTTACCAATATTAGTAAAGCGGGTTTAGGAGCATTACCTCTACTAATTTTAGACGATGCTTCGGAGGAATCTATTCCTTTCAATATTACAGATGTACTACCTCATATCAAGCTCCAACGATTTCCAGAATCAAAAGGTTTAATTGTTCGACGGAACCAGATAGCGCACTTGATCCAGACTAAATATTACCTCAGTTTAGATGATGATTCTTACCCTGTATCTGGTTCCTTAGAAGCAGCCATTAGATTTGCAGAATCACTAGACAATCTATTCTGCCTTAGTTTTCCTATTTACAACCCTGTACTTGCACAATATCAAAACCAATCTTTTGATGACCAACCATACCCAGTCAGATGTTTTGTAGGCTGTGGTCATCTTCTACATAAAGAACGCTTTCTGCAATTAGGAGGTTATCGTGAAGAGTTAATTCACCAAGGTGAAGAGATGGAGATTGCAGCTAGAGCTTTCCAAAAAAATTGGTACTGCTATCACTTTCCTCACTTCTTGATTCATCACACGGCTTCCAACACAGGACGTAATTGGCATCGCATGGACTTCTATGGCGCTAGGAACAATGTGTTGTGGAATGATTGGTTTGTACCTCCCCAACTCAAATTAATTAGGCAATCTCGCACTTTGGCATCTAGGGTCGTTTTAGGAATTAAAGTCAGACGTTGGGGACAATTTCAGGGAGAATATGCTGGATTTAGTGACATTCAAAAATTTAAAAGCTATCGACATAATATGTCAATGCAGCATTACAGGCAGTGGCAAACATTACCTTACACTTAA
- a CDS encoding glycoside hydrolase family 55 protein yields MDRRTFLMQLALGSGASTLYGFFLNNSSVIAQEKSIHKKVLISQTTINNFVNVYQFGRLVSGKTNRDSVRISNARIIQKAIDTVGQQGGGTIYIPTGYYQVSPQILIGDSPSSIVINHDNITLIGDGIGKTIIESRGAWSLINNQVVRGHGIMIRGTNNSFQPRKNITIKNLELSGGTTGFTGNRGWPANPTNGDGWDITHKGIVLDFDKYLDNITIDSVYVHDFRGEVIYAGGIGVEKVTILNTKLHASNASMLSLDANLSVTKCQFSQTANAWVENAPVSPNKSYYFDECIFKDSTAHGLVVAQGNFSENRKVIVTNCSFYNSHGGICPFGGASNFVVTKNKFYDINNALFTSGINKNIEFYENQIYGQTQPVTTAYLFGQVSNVLIKNNSHQAATNTNVSKASCIFYYGDLKNIIIDNNIFENCRTPEQLAELTNERPLFKNNQYINVERRDLQGSANFWQVSLPYVIEPKCEEVVVSNITNNSVITIEMNISRYVDGQEVLITSASASDKTVLIASNCQTIKSGTDIALTGQGQQVRLKFDKSISKWSRV; encoded by the coding sequence ATGGATCGTCGCACATTTTTAATGCAGTTAGCTTTAGGCTCAGGAGCCAGTACATTATATGGATTTTTTCTCAACAACTCATCAGTAATAGCTCAAGAGAAATCAATACATAAGAAAGTTTTAATTAGTCAAACTACCATAAACAATTTCGTGAATGTTTATCAATTTGGTAGATTAGTTAGTGGTAAAACAAATAGAGATTCTGTAAGAATATCAAATGCTAGAATCATCCAAAAAGCTATTGATACTGTTGGTCAACAAGGCGGTGGAACTATTTATATACCGACAGGATATTACCAAGTTTCTCCACAAATTTTAATAGGTGATTCGCCATCATCAATTGTTATTAACCATGATAATATTACTCTAATTGGGGATGGTATTGGTAAGACTATTATTGAGAGTAGAGGTGCTTGGTCTCTGATCAATAACCAAGTTGTTAGAGGGCATGGAATTATGATTAGGGGTACTAACAATTCCTTTCAACCAAGAAAAAATATTACCATCAAAAATCTAGAATTATCTGGTGGTACCACTGGTTTCACTGGAAATCGTGGATGGCCTGCTAATCCAACCAATGGTGATGGCTGGGACATTACTCATAAGGGTATAGTGTTAGACTTTGATAAATATTTAGATAATATTACAATTGATTCTGTTTACGTACATGATTTTAGAGGAGAGGTAATTTATGCAGGGGGAATAGGTGTCGAAAAAGTTACTATATTAAATACAAAACTACATGCTTCTAATGCCTCAATGTTAAGCCTTGATGCTAATCTTAGCGTTACTAAATGCCAGTTTTCACAAACAGCTAATGCTTGGGTTGAGAATGCACCAGTTTCGCCGAATAAATCTTATTATTTTGATGAATGTATCTTTAAAGATTCTACAGCACATGGCTTAGTTGTCGCCCAAGGTAATTTTTCTGAAAACCGCAAAGTTATTGTAACTAACTGTAGTTTTTACAACTCGCATGGAGGGATTTGTCCTTTTGGTGGGGCTAGTAATTTTGTTGTGACGAAAAATAAATTCTACGATATTAACAATGCTTTATTCACCAGTGGAATTAATAAAAATATTGAATTTTACGAAAATCAAATATATGGACAAACACAGCCAGTAACTACGGCTTATTTATTTGGTCAAGTGTCTAACGTATTAATAAAAAATAATAGCCATCAAGCCGCTACAAATACTAACGTGTCAAAAGCTAGCTGCATTTTTTATTATGGTGATTTAAAAAATATAATTATAGATAATAATATATTTGAAAATTGCCGCACTCCTGAACAATTGGCGGAGCTTACTAATGAGCGTCCACTTTTCAAAAATAATCAGTACATTAATGTTGAGAGGCGCGACCTACAAGGGTCGGCGAATTTTTGGCAAGTATCATTACCTTATGTTATTGAACCAAAATGTGAAGAAGTAGTAGTGTCAAATATTACTAACAATTCAGTTATAACAATAGAAATGAATATTAGTCGTTATGTTGATGGTCAAGAGGTTTTAATTACAAGTGCTAGTGCAAGTGATAAAACGGTACTGATTGCAAGTAATTGTCAAACTATTAAATCTGGAACAGATATAGCCTTAACTGGCCAAGGTCAACAAGTAAGGTTAAAATTTGATAAATCTATTTCTAAGTGGTCTAGAGTCTAA